In the Paenibacillus sp. FSL H7-0357 genome, one interval contains:
- a CDS encoding phosphotransferase enzyme family protein, which produces MLKLKYLFSNESLAEMLLGNWTYDPESLHLFQYYRISSNAIYPFRSAGNGQFLRFAPQSEKLIENLLAELEFISYLKDCGYGVLEAVPSLEGKELVEARTPWGEYYASVFKRVPGVQLQDTGLSDHVMFRYGEALGKLHQLSSTYSPVQIKRGSYRDVLDWTVDVLKAFPQETAAVAEARELAEYFSKLPVTPANYGLIHYDFELDNVFYDEASDTISAIDFDDCMYHWYAMDIEQSLDSLVEEIDPEEFGLKKERFMEGYRSQFSLPDDGPSMAACRRFADLYGYARVLRSTAEQWEHEPEWLTGLRGRLHHSLVTRSARFGERLT; this is translated from the coding sequence ATGCTGAAGTTAAAATATTTATTCTCGAATGAAAGTTTGGCGGAGATGCTGCTGGGGAACTGGACATATGATCCGGAGTCGCTGCATTTGTTCCAGTACTATCGAATCTCCTCCAATGCGATATATCCGTTCAGAAGTGCCGGGAACGGTCAATTCCTGCGGTTTGCCCCGCAGTCGGAGAAGCTTATAGAGAACTTGCTGGCTGAGCTGGAGTTCATCTCCTACCTGAAGGACTGCGGATATGGCGTGCTGGAGGCCGTTCCCTCCCTGGAAGGAAAGGAACTGGTAGAAGCGAGGACTCCCTGGGGAGAGTATTATGCTTCTGTCTTCAAGCGTGTACCCGGAGTTCAGCTGCAGGATACCGGCTTAAGCGATCATGTCATGTTCAGGTATGGCGAGGCCTTGGGCAAGCTGCATCAGCTGTCCAGCACGTATAGCCCTGTACAAATCAAGAGAGGGTCGTACCGCGATGTGCTGGACTGGACCGTGGATGTGTTAAAGGCGTTTCCGCAGGAAACGGCGGCTGTGGCGGAAGCTCGGGAGCTTGCCGAGTATTTCAGCAAGCTCCCGGTTACACCAGCCAATTACGGGCTGATCCATTATGACTTTGAACTGGACAATGTGTTTTATGATGAAGCTAGTGACACCATCAGCGCGATAGATTTTGATGACTGCATGTATCACTGGTATGCTATGGATATCGAGCAGTCGCTGGACAGCCTGGTAGAGGAGATTGATCCTGAAGAGTTTGGACTAAAGAAAGAACGCTTTATGGAAGGGTACCGCAGCCAGTTTAGTCTTCCCGATGACGGACCCTCTATGGCGGCGTGCAGACGGTTCGCCGATTTGTACGGGTATGCCAGAGTTCTGAGGTCCACCGCTGAACAATGGGAGCATGAGCCGGAATGGCTCACGGGGCTGAGAGGCAGGCTACACCATTCCCTGGTGACCAGATCTGCACGGTTTGGAGAGCGGTTAACCTAA
- a CDS encoding stalk domain-containing protein translates to MKKWTMTLCLLLSLTASTASIHASAAGSAETAATTAAATVQATAGIMSYGPEYLIKNDGSLWIWGGTKSVPTLLPGLKDVQAAYGFGLQAGGLAVTTDNAVWRWQTNPKTLAVEVTPVQELTKLTELSTLWSRYIAIDGNGAVFSSPRVSDEDKSPLFTAVPGIDNVAAVNGYNEWDGNKGWERINFLKKDGTVWTSRDELSTFEPVQNLTGIIQLTQQYALKKDGTLWTWPIQSYDSADSGKPFPSVLSASRVSGLTDIRSIHGNSRTMLAIDAQSRLWFWGSTVTGWSDGTTYHEQKVPVCLTGIKNVTGAYFMERSIVALTADGKAYTASLEGDSMSADAKFTLLASDITSIQEGERHLILQKKDGALLGWGVNKDGQLGYGEYEFSYKTPVPVQKPIAVSLNGDRVTLTNGVITRGGQNFIPLRSLFDKMGANVSYKEDTKSVPSGKAGGTTTTVDKKVTITRAAGDKPAISITINSVTGATTVNNKTVTLETPPFVVYGTIYLPLRFISEQLGAAVNWMPQEEEIAITYK, encoded by the coding sequence GTGAAAAAATGGACGATGACTTTATGCTTGTTGCTGAGCTTAACCGCTTCAACGGCTTCAATACATGCATCCGCTGCCGGGAGTGCCGAAACTGCCGCTACAACCGCCGCAGCAACAGTGCAGGCAACTGCCGGCATTATGTCCTATGGACCAGAATACCTGATTAAAAATGACGGAAGCCTTTGGATATGGGGTGGCACCAAATCAGTGCCTACTCTGCTTCCGGGGCTGAAGGATGTACAAGCCGCCTATGGGTTTGGCCTACAGGCCGGAGGACTGGCCGTCACAACGGATAATGCCGTGTGGAGGTGGCAGACCAACCCTAAGACTCTGGCGGTGGAAGTCACTCCTGTGCAGGAACTGACCAAGCTAACAGAGCTCTCTACGCTTTGGAGCCGTTACATAGCTATAGATGGAAATGGCGCGGTATTCAGCTCTCCCCGAGTATCAGACGAAGACAAATCCCCCCTCTTTACAGCTGTTCCCGGCATAGATAATGTCGCTGCGGTGAATGGTTATAATGAATGGGATGGAAACAAAGGCTGGGAACGTATCAACTTCCTGAAAAAAGATGGCACTGTATGGACCTCCCGCGATGAGCTGTCCACCTTTGAGCCTGTCCAGAATTTGACCGGTATCATCCAGCTGACGCAGCAATATGCGCTTAAAAAAGATGGTACACTTTGGACCTGGCCTATACAGTCCTATGACTCCGCTGATTCCGGAAAGCCATTTCCGTCTGTCCTATCCGCTTCTCGGGTGAGCGGATTGACAGATATCCGCTCGATCCATGGCAACTCGCGGACCATGCTGGCCATCGATGCTCAATCACGCCTATGGTTCTGGGGTTCCACCGTAACGGGCTGGTCCGACGGAACCACTTATCATGAGCAGAAAGTCCCCGTGTGCCTTACAGGCATCAAGAACGTGACTGGTGCCTACTTCATGGAACGGTCAATCGTCGCCCTGACTGCAGATGGCAAAGCTTACACGGCCTCCCTTGAAGGCGACTCCATGTCAGCGGATGCGAAATTCACTCTCCTTGCCTCTGATATCACATCTATTCAGGAAGGTGAGCGCCATCTTATTTTGCAAAAAAAGGACGGGGCCCTCTTGGGCTGGGGCGTCAACAAAGACGGACAGTTGGGGTATGGTGAGTATGAGTTCAGCTATAAAACTCCCGTTCCCGTACAGAAGCCGATTGCAGTATCTTTGAACGGCGACAGGGTTACTCTAACGAACGGTGTAATTACCCGGGGCGGGCAAAACTTTATTCCACTCCGTTCATTGTTTGACAAGATGGGGGCCAATGTCTCTTACAAAGAAGATACGAAGAGTGTCCCTTCAGGCAAAGCAGGAGGTACAACAACCACTGTGGATAAAAAAGTGACGATTACCCGCGCCGCTGGCGATAAACCCGCCATCTCGATCACGATCAATTCTGTTACAGGGGCTACGACCGTGAATAACAAAACGGTAACTCTTGAGACCCCGCCGTTTGTCGTATACGGAACGATCTACCTGCCGCTGCGCTTCATCAGCGAACAGCTTGGCGCAGCTGTCAACTGGATGCCGCAGGAAGAGGAGATTGCAATCACTTACAAATAG
- a CDS encoding deoxynucleoside kinase, protein MKHAPFIAVEGPIGAGKTTLATMLAGELQLPVIKEIVEENPFLDKFYQNMDDWSFQLEMFFLCNRYKQLEDTVNEYIAKNKPVISDYHIYKNLIFGERTLKGTKRDKYREIYHVLTDDLPKPDIILYIRADLDTLLTRIAKRGRPFEEEIAPAYLQQLIEDYDDAMASLAVSEPSTVIVTIDGTQVDFVGNQEDFAAIADHLKELMK, encoded by the coding sequence ATGAAACATGCACCCTTTATAGCAGTGGAAGGCCCGATCGGAGCCGGTAAAACAACACTTGCCACGATGCTGGCCGGTGAATTGCAGCTTCCGGTCATCAAAGAAATTGTGGAGGAGAATCCGTTCCTGGACAAGTTCTATCAAAACATGGACGACTGGAGCTTCCAGCTTGAAATGTTCTTTCTCTGCAACCGGTATAAGCAGCTTGAAGATACCGTGAACGAGTACATCGCTAAGAACAAGCCGGTTATTTCGGATTATCATATTTATAAGAACCTGATCTTTGGCGAGCGGACGCTGAAAGGCACCAAACGTGACAAATACCGCGAAATCTATCATGTGCTGACCGATGATCTGCCGAAACCGGATATCATTCTTTATATCAGAGCGGATCTTGATACGCTGCTTACCAGAATCGCCAAGCGCGGCCGCCCGTTCGAAGAGGAGATTGCTCCTGCTTATCTGCAGCAATTAATAGAGGATTACGACGATGCGATGGCTTCTCTGGCCGTCAGCGAACCGTCAACCGTTATTGTGACCATCGACGGAACCCAGGTAGATTTTGTGGGAAACCAAGAAGACTTTGCCGCAATCGCCGACCACCTAAAGGAGCTTATGAAATGA
- a CDS encoding deoxynucleoside kinase, with amino-acid sequence MNPYNIPDNAIITVAGTVGVGKSTLTGALAKRLNFQTSLEQVDHNPYLEKFYHDFERWSFHLQIYFLAERFKEQKKMFELGGGFVQDRSIYEDTGIFAKMHADQGTMSKTDYETYTSLYEAMVMTPYFPHPDVLIYIEGSLPSILTRINERGREMEIQTDVSYWEHMHGRYSQWIGEFSACPVLRLNIDDYDVNDAASMAEILKQVGKSIQRVPVEK; translated from the coding sequence ATGAACCCATACAACATCCCTGATAACGCAATTATCACAGTAGCCGGTACGGTAGGTGTCGGAAAGTCCACACTGACCGGAGCTTTAGCGAAGCGTCTCAATTTTCAGACTTCGCTGGAACAGGTAGACCACAATCCGTATCTGGAGAAGTTCTACCATGATTTTGAACGATGGAGCTTTCATCTGCAAATCTACTTCTTGGCCGAACGCTTCAAAGAGCAGAAGAAAATGTTCGAGCTGGGCGGCGGGTTTGTGCAGGACCGTTCTATTTATGAGGACACCGGAATTTTTGCCAAAATGCATGCCGATCAGGGCACGATGTCCAAAACGGACTACGAAACATACACCAGCCTGTACGAGGCTATGGTGATGACACCCTATTTCCCGCATCCTGATGTGCTGATCTATATTGAAGGCAGCCTGCCGTCGATCCTGACCCGCATCAATGAACGTGGCCGCGAGATGGAAATCCAGACAGATGTCTCCTACTGGGAGCATATGCACGGACGTTATTCGCAGTGGATTGGCGAGTTCAGCGCCTGCCCGGTGCTGCGCCTGAATATTGACGATTATGATGTGAATGATGCGGCTTCGATGGCGGAGATTCTGAAGCAGGTAGGGAAGTCGATCCAGCGGGTTCCGGTGGAGAAGTAG
- a CDS encoding MalY/PatB family protein, producing the protein MKYDFDKVINRRNTRSYKWDQSEKLFGDKEILPLWVADMDFESPPAVKEAILRRVQEGIYGYSVTSDSYKEAIAGWYRRRHDWEIQKDWITDSPGIVTSLSLSVELFSKPGDQVILQSPVYYPFYDVIRMNDRKVAINPLKLEDGHYVMDYVQLEELMAGGAKLLLLCSPHNPGGRVWEREELLRLGELCLQYGVTVISDEIHCDMALPGHKHIPFASLSEELSNITLTTLAATKTFNLPGLQTSYIVTSNPELKRKFEYKLKALSLHMSPYFTPEAVEAAYNEGGEWLDELIQHISGNAEYAIGYLAEHLPQVKPMTPEATYLLWIDCRALGLDAEGLKKLMYREAKVAFNEGSVFGTEGQGHLRINLACPRSILAEALERFSQAAAPYVK; encoded by the coding sequence TTGAAATATGACTTTGACAAAGTAATTAACCGCCGCAATACCCGCTCCTACAAATGGGATCAGTCCGAGAAGCTGTTCGGAGACAAGGAGATTCTTCCGCTCTGGGTAGCGGATATGGACTTCGAGAGCCCGCCTGCCGTGAAAGAAGCGATTCTGCGGCGCGTTCAGGAGGGAATATACGGCTATAGCGTGACGAGTGATTCCTATAAAGAGGCGATTGCCGGCTGGTACCGCAGACGCCATGACTGGGAGATTCAAAAGGACTGGATCACGGATTCCCCCGGAATCGTTACCTCGCTCAGCCTGTCGGTGGAGCTGTTCAGCAAGCCGGGAGATCAGGTGATTCTGCAGTCGCCCGTCTACTATCCTTTTTATGATGTGATCCGGATGAATGACCGCAAGGTGGCCATTAATCCGCTGAAACTCGAAGACGGCCATTATGTTATGGATTATGTCCAACTGGAAGAGCTGATGGCTGGCGGCGCTAAGCTGCTGCTGCTGTGCAGCCCGCATAATCCGGGAGGCCGGGTGTGGGAGCGGGAAGAACTGCTGCGCCTTGGAGAGCTGTGCCTGCAGTATGGGGTGACGGTGATCTCGGATGAAATCCATTGTGATATGGCTTTGCCGGGCCACAAGCATATTCCGTTCGCTTCCTTGTCGGAGGAGCTGTCGAATATTACACTGACCACGCTGGCCGCTACCAAAACGTTCAATTTGCCGGGCCTGCAGACCTCTTACATCGTAACCTCCAATCCGGAATTGAAGCGGAAATTTGAGTACAAGCTTAAGGCGCTCAGCCTGCACATGTCTCCTTATTTTACACCAGAGGCTGTGGAAGCGGCATATAATGAAGGCGGGGAATGGCTGGATGAACTCATACAGCATATCAGCGGCAATGCGGAATATGCCATCGGCTACCTCGCGGAGCACCTGCCGCAGGTGAAGCCAATGACACCAGAGGCTACTTACCTGCTGTGGATCGATTGCCGCGCACTTGGACTGGACGCTGAGGGTCTGAAGAAGCTGATGTACCGTGAAGCCAAAGTGGCATTTAACGAAGGATCAGTCTTTGGTACGGAGGGACAAGGCCATCTGCGGATTAATCTGGCTTGCCCGCGTTCCATTCTGGCCGAAGCACTGGAGCGTTTCAGTCAGGCTGCAGCACCTTATGTAAAATAA